Proteins encoded in a region of the Labrus bergylta chromosome 9, fLabBer1.1, whole genome shotgun sequence genome:
- the LOC109998113 gene encoding C-type lectin domain family 6 member A isoform X1, with product MYILVLYVNAVVPLVACFNFHRSKRKTRETSMRMDSMEYDDEHTKNLVSFHRTNKMPPRCTTVSFGLLLVLLLACNIGQLIYLASFNYQRSCEAKLSNLSKEKEELLQRYNTLQMNIKLRELDTNYFNLTTQSRELVNKVRELVKIVEKEKGGACQTDWKKFGGSCYYVSTVKKNWTSSRHDCLAQGADLTIINSREKQIFVNGLLGLDINAWIGLTDSLQEGTWMWVDGTPVTTTYWQEGQPNSHEGNQDCGEIVQLGQVGAWNDDGCFAKNVAVCEK from the exons ATGTACATTTTAGTGTTATATGTCAATGCAGTTGTACCGTTAGTGGCCTGTTTTAACTTTCACAGATCCAAAAG GAAAACCAGAGAGACCAGTATGAGAATGGATTCAATGGAATATGATGACGAGCACACTAAGA aTTTAGTGTCTTTTCACAGAACAAATAAGATGCCCCCTCGATGTACGACTGTGAGTTTTGGGCTACTTCTTGTTCTCCTGTTGGCCTGTAACATAGGACAGCTCATCTATC ttgCAAGTTTCAACTACCAAAGAAGTTGTGAGGCCAAACTCAGTAACCTGtcgaaagaaaaagaggagctTCTGCAGAGATACAACACCTTGCAGATGAACATAAAACTCAGAGAGTTGGACACCAATTACTTTAATTTGACAACACAGAGCCGAGAGTTAGTCAACAAGGTCAGGGAGCTGGTGAAGATagtggagaaagagaaag GCGGGGCTTGTCAGACAGACTGGAAGAAATTTGGTGGCAGCTGTTACTATGTTtcaactgtgaaaaaaaactggACTTCAAGCAGACACGACTGCCTCGCCCAGGGAGCTGATCTGACCATCATTAACAGCAGGGAGAAACAG ATATTTGTCAACGGGTTGCTGGGGTTGGACATAAATGCCTGGATCGGTCTGACTGACAGTCTTCAGGAAGGGACTTGGATGTGGGTGGATGGGACCCCCGTCACCACTAC GTACTGGCAGGAAGGGCAGCCCAACAGCCACGAGGGGAACCAGGACTGTGGAGAAATAGTGCAGTTGGGACAAGTGGGAGCCTGGAATGATGACGGGTGTTTTGCTAAAAATGTTGCCGTCTgtgaaaaataa
- the LOC109998113 gene encoding C-type lectin domain family 6 member A isoform X2, with amino-acid sequence MYILVLYVNAVVPLVACFNFHRSKRKTRETSMRMDSMEYDDEHTKMSFHRTNKMPPRCTTVSFGLLLVLLLACNIGQLIYLASFNYQRSCEAKLSNLSKEKEELLQRYNTLQMNIKLRELDTNYFNLTTQSRELVNKVRELVKIVEKEKGGACQTDWKKFGGSCYYVSTVKKNWTSSRHDCLAQGADLTIINSREKQIFVNGLLGLDINAWIGLTDSLQEGTWMWVDGTPVTTTYWQEGQPNSHEGNQDCGEIVQLGQVGAWNDDGCFAKNVAVCEK; translated from the exons ATGTACATTTTAGTGTTATATGTCAATGCAGTTGTACCGTTAGTGGCCTGTTTTAACTTTCACAGATCCAAAAG GAAAACCAGAGAGACCAGTATGAGAATGGATTCAATGGAATATGATGACGAGCACACTAAGA TGTCTTTTCACAGAACAAATAAGATGCCCCCTCGATGTACGACTGTGAGTTTTGGGCTACTTCTTGTTCTCCTGTTGGCCTGTAACATAGGACAGCTCATCTATC ttgCAAGTTTCAACTACCAAAGAAGTTGTGAGGCCAAACTCAGTAACCTGtcgaaagaaaaagaggagctTCTGCAGAGATACAACACCTTGCAGATGAACATAAAACTCAGAGAGTTGGACACCAATTACTTTAATTTGACAACACAGAGCCGAGAGTTAGTCAACAAGGTCAGGGAGCTGGTGAAGATagtggagaaagagaaag GCGGGGCTTGTCAGACAGACTGGAAGAAATTTGGTGGCAGCTGTTACTATGTTtcaactgtgaaaaaaaactggACTTCAAGCAGACACGACTGCCTCGCCCAGGGAGCTGATCTGACCATCATTAACAGCAGGGAGAAACAG ATATTTGTCAACGGGTTGCTGGGGTTGGACATAAATGCCTGGATCGGTCTGACTGACAGTCTTCAGGAAGGGACTTGGATGTGGGTGGATGGGACCCCCGTCACCACTAC GTACTGGCAGGAAGGGCAGCCCAACAGCCACGAGGGGAACCAGGACTGTGGAGAAATAGTGCAGTTGGGACAAGTGGGAGCCTGGAATGATGACGGGTGTTTTGCTAAAAATGTTGCCGTCTgtgaaaaataa
- the LOC114921234 gene encoding myosin heavy chain, cardiac muscle isoform-like, whose amino-acid sequence MVITMDLMEIDDSIYMKRNLTMEGLVTKVDFQRRNPPSRCVSVGLGLLCAVLLAGNVGQFLYYHIFSHTISADLIQAGYNTGADQLQGISNASAAERKLFEATLSNLTKEKDQLRTIYDDMQKKHDELQRGKEELQTQFNTMKTKGDELQRSYSSLKSDKDQLQTRYSNLTQSKNLLQNRYQSLSTHKEALQGRYNTLEREKEQLQTNYRSLATEKDQLEKNIDKERGDLTKEKDRLQQSLNTLTHEKNQLQTNYNDMQKNRDNLQREKNDLQTQFNTMRTNRDQLQRSYTSLKSDKDQLQKSKETLQVSFNTLQREKYQLQTNYRSLATEKDQLAKNIDKVRGDLTKEKDRLQQSLNTLTHEKNQLQTNYNDMQKNRDNLQREKNDLQTQFNTMRTNRDQLQRSYTSLKSDKDQLQKSKETLQVSYNSLQREKDQLQTNYRSLATEKDQLAKNIDKVRGDLTKEKDRLQQSLNTLTHEKNQLQTNYNDMQKNRDNLQREKNDLQTKFNTMSTNRDQLQRSYTSLKSDNDQLQKSKDTLQGSYNTLQREKNELKTNYRSLSAVKDHLKKEINKLGRPCQLAWKKFGDNCYYLTAGKRNWTASRDYCNTQGADLVILKGTDKQVFVNELMGSGVEAWIGLTDSVTEGTWKWVDGTTHSPASNSSVGNKDCVEMRHKSPSGEWGCQGRAAHQCWEKRANVKDHIFSHIKSADMMQAGYNTGADQLQGTSNASAAERKLFEATLSNLTKEKDQLHTIYHELQRGKEELQTQFNTMKTKADELQRSYSSLNSDKDQLQKSYSNLTQSKNLLQNRYQSLSTHKETLQGRYNTLEREKEQLQTNYRSLATEKDQLEKNIDKVRGDLTKEKDRLQQSLNTLTHEKNQLQTNYNDMQKNRDNLQRENNDLQTKFNAMSTNRDQLQRSYTSLKSDKDQLQKSKETLQVSYNTLQREKDQLQTNYRSLATEKDQLAKNIDKVRGDLTKEKDRLQQSLNTLTHEKNQLQTNYNDMQKNRDNLRREKNDLQTKFNTMSTNRDQLQRSYTSLKSDKDQLQTSYSNLTQSKNLLQNRYQSLSTDKEALQGRYNTLQREKEQLRSDYRNLATVNDQLQKSMGKVQGDLIKEKDRLQQSYNNLTQEKNQLQTNYNDIQTQFNTMRTNRDELQRSYTSLKSDKDQLQKSKETLQVSYNTLQREKDQLQTNYRSLSAVKDQLEKKIKVKEKPCQSRWTKFGDNCYYLTAGKRTWTSSRDYCNTQGADLVIINSRDEQVFVNGLLGSGEDTWIGLTDSVTEGTWRWVDGTLVTTTFWGVGQPDNYQERDQDCVEFWQSATGGSWNDEICSVTNVCVCEK is encoded by the exons ATGGTTATCACAATGGATCTGATGGAGATCGATGACAGCATATATATGAAGAGGAACCTCACCATGGAGGGTCTTGTGACTAAAG TTGATTTTCAGAGAAGAAACCCTCCTTCCAGATGTGTCTCCGTGGGACTTGGATTACTGTGCGCTGTGCTGTTGGCTGGGAATGTAGGACAATTTCTCTACT ATCACATATTCAGCCATACCATATCAGCAGACCTGATACAGGCTGGTTACAACACTGGAGCAGATCAGCTGCAGGGAATCTCTAATGcttcagctgcagagagaaaactgTTTGAGGCCACATTGAGTAActtgacaaaagaaaaagatcagTTGCGGACAATCTATGATGACATGCAGAAGAAACATGATGAACttcaaagaggaaaagaagagtTGCAGACACAGTTTAACACGATGAAGACAAAAGGGGATGAGTTGCAGAGGAGTTACTCTTCACTGAAGAGTGACAAGGACCAGTTGCAAACAAGATACTCAAATCTGACCCAGAGTAAAAATCTACTTCAGAACAGATACCAATCACTGTCCACCCACAAAGAAGCATTGCAAGGCCGTTATAATACActagagagggagaaagagcaGCTACAGACCAATTACAGAAGTTTAGCTACAGAAAAAGACCAACTAGAGAAGAATATCGACAAAGAAAGAGGTGACCTGACGAAAGAAAAAGACCGACTGCAACAAAGTTTAAACACCCTCACACACGAGAAGAATCAGCTACAAACAAACTACAATGACATGCAGAAGAATCGTGACAACCTGCAAAGAGAAAAGAACGACTTGCAGACACAGTTTAACACAATGAGAACAAACAGGGATCAGCTGCAGAGGAGTTACACTTCACTGAAGAGTGACAAGGACCAGTtgcaaaaaagcaaagaaacattgcAAGTCAGTTTTAATACTCTGCAGAGGGAGAAATATCAGCTACAGACAAATTACAGAAGTTTAGCTACAGAAAAAGACCAACTAGCGAAGAATATCGACAAAGTAAGAGGTGACCTGACGAAAGAAAAAGACCGACTGCAACAAAGTTTAAACACCCTCACACACGAGAAGAATCAGCTACAAACAAACTACAATGACATGCAGAAGAATCGTGACAACCTGCAAAGAGAAAAGAACGACTTGCAGACACAGTTTAACACAATGAGAACAAACAGGGATCAGCTGCAGAGGAGTTACACTTCACTGAAGAGTGACAAGGACCAGTtgcaaaaaagcaaagaaacattgcAAGTCAGTTATAATTCtctgcagagggagaaagatCAGCTACAGACAAATTACAGAAGTTTAGCTACAGAAAAAGACCAACTAGCGAAGAATATCGACAAAGTAAGAGGTGACCTGACGAAAGAAAAAGACCGACTGCAGCAAAGTTTAAACACCCTCACACACGAGAAGAATCAGCTACAAACAAACTACAATGACATGCAGAAGAATCGTGACAACctgcaaagagaaaagaatGACTTGCAGACAAAGTTTAACACAATGAGTACAAACAGGGATCAGCTGCAGAGGAGTTACACTTCACTGAAGAGCGACAATGACCAGTTGCAAAAAAGCAAAGACACATTGCAAGGTAGTTATAATACTCTGCAGAGGGAAAAGAACGAGTTAAAGACCAATTACAGGAGTTTATCAGCAGTCAAAGATCATTTAAAGAAGGAGATTAACAAACTAG GCAGGCCCTGTCAATTAGCCTGGAAAAAGTTTGGTGACAACTGTTACTATCTAACAGCTGGAAAGAGAAACTGGACTGCAAGCAGAGACTACTGCAACACCCAAGGAGCTGATCTGGTCATCCTAAAAGGCACGGATAAACAG GTATTTGTCAATGAGTTAATGGGATCTGGCGTAGAGGCCTGGATTGGTCTGACTGACAGCGTTACAGAGGGGACCTGGAAGTGGGTGGATGGGACTAC ACACTCGCCGGCTTCCAACAGTTCCGTCGGGAACAAGGATTGTGTAGAAATGCGGCACAAAAGTCCATCTGGAGAGTG GGGCTGCCAGGGCAGGGCTGCTcaccagtgctgggagaagagagccaATGTAAAAG aTCACATATTCAGCCATATCAAGTCAGCAGACATGATGCAGGCTGGTTACAACACTGGAGCAGATCAGCTGCAGGGAACCTCTAATGcttcagctgcagagagaaaactgTTTGAGGCCACATTGAGTAActtgacaaaagaaaaagatcagTTGCACACAATCTATCATGAACTTCAAAGAGGAAAGGAAGAGTTGCAGACACAGTTTAACACGATGAAGACAAAAGCGGATGAGTTGCAGAGGAGTTACTCTTCACTGAATAGTGACAAGGACCAGTTGCAAAAAAGCTACTCAAATCTGACCCAGAGTAAAAATCTACTTCAGAACAGATACCAATCACTGTCCACCCATAAAGAAACATTGCAAGGTCGTTATAATACActagagagggagaaagagcaGCTACAGACCAATTACAGAAGTTTAGCTACAGAAAAAGACCAACTAGAGAAGAATATCGACAAAGTAAGAGGTGACCTGACGAAAGAAAAAGACCGGCTGCAGCAAAGTTTAAACACCCTCACACACGAGAAGAATCAGCTACAAACAAACTACAATGACATGCAGAAGAATCGTGACAACctgcaaagagaaaataatgacTTACAGACGAAGTTTAACGCGATGAGTACAAACAGGGATCAGCTGCAGAGGAGTTACACTTCACTGAAGAGTGACAAGGACCAGTtgcaaaaaagcaaagaaacattgcAAGTCAGTTATAATACtctgcagagggagaaagatCAGCTACAGACAAATTACAGAAGTTTAGCTACAGAAAAAGACCAACTAGCGAAGAATATCGACAAAGTAAGAGGTGACCTGACGAAAGAAAAAGACCGACTGCAGCAAAGTTTAAACACCCTCACACACGAGAAGAATCAGCTACAAACAAACTACAATGATATGCAGAAGAATCGTGACAACCTGCGAAGAGAAAAGAATGACTTGCAGACAAAGTTTAACACAATGAGTACAAACAGGGATCAGCTGCAGAGGAGTTACACTTCACTGAAGAGTGACAAGGACCAGTTGCAAACAAGCTACTCAAATCTGACCCAGAGCAAAAACCTACTTCAGAACAGATACCAATCACTGTCCACCGACAAAGAAGCATTACAAGGTCGTTATAATACtctgcagagggagaaagagcaGCTGAGGAGTGATTACAGAAATCTTGCAACTGTTAATGATCAGCTACAGAAGAGCATGGGAAAAGTTCAAGGTGACTTGATTAAAGAGAAAGACCGGCTGCAGCAAAGTTACAACAACCTAACACAAGAGAAGAATCAGCTACAAACAAACTACAatgacatacagacacagtttAACACGATGAGAACAAACAGGGATGAGCTGCAGAGGAGTTACACTTCACTGAAGAGTGACAAGGACCAGTtgcaaaaaagcaaagaaacattgcAAGTCAGTTATAATACtctgcagagggagaaagatCAGCTACAGACCAATTACAGGAGTTTATCAGCAGTTAAAGATCAGCTAGAGAAGAAGATCAAAGTCAAAG aAAAGCCCTGTCAGTCAAGGTGGACAAAGTTTGGTGACAACTGTTACTATTTAACAGCTGGAAAGAGAACCTGGACCTCAAGCAGAGACTACTGCAACACCCAAGGAGCTGATCTGGTCATCATAAACAGCAGGGATGAACAG GTATTTGTCAATGGGTTGCTGGGATCGGGCGAAGATACCTGGATTGGTCTGACTGACAGCGTTACAGAGGGGACCTGGAGGTGGGTGGATGGGACCCTTGTCACAACGAC GTTCTGGGGTGTGGGGCAGCCTGACAACTATCAGGAGAGGGACCAGGACTGTGTAGAATTTTGGCAGTCAGCAACAGGGGGAAGCTGGAACGATGAAATTTGTTCGGTTACTAATGTCTGCGTCTGTGAAAAATAA